A single window of Periophthalmus magnuspinnatus isolate fPerMag1 chromosome 9, fPerMag1.2.pri, whole genome shotgun sequence DNA harbors:
- the ypel1 gene encoding protein yippee-like 1, translating into MVRMTKSKTFQAYLPSCHRTYSCVHCRAHLANHDELISKSFQGSQGRAYLFNSVVNVGCGPAEERVLLTGLHAVADIYCENCKTTLGWKYEHAFESSQKYKEGKFIIELAHMIKDNGWE; encoded by the exons ATGGTGAGAATGACCAAGTCCAAGACCTTTCAAGCCTATCTGCCCAGCTGCCATCGCACATACAGCTGCGTCCACTGCCGCGCTCACCTGGCCAACCATGATGAGCTTATCTCTAAG tcttttcaagGCAGCCAAGGAAGAGCATATCTGTTTAACTCAGT GGTGAACGTGGGCTGTGGACCAGCAGAGGAGCGGGTCCTCCTCACAGGTCTACATGCGGTTGCTGATATATACTGTGAAAACTGTAAAACCACGCTGGGCTGGAAATAT GAGCACGCCTTTGAGAGTAGTCAAAAATACAAAGAAGGAAAGTTCATCATTGAGCTGGCTCACATGATCAAAGACAACGGCTGGGAATGA